A single region of the Penaeus vannamei isolate JL-2024 chromosome 23, ASM4276789v1, whole genome shotgun sequence genome encodes:
- the LOC113802423 gene encoding regulatory protein zeste isoform X2, with protein MDGHGQAEKEASEVLRSFNILGAPASAQNLSTNTSQPMVMVPPHPPPQWHIHPQPVHIMYQPHGNPPVSQADNNSNQQAPNGQPQQQQQQQQQQQQQQQPPPQGPPQLAHMTADQLSQLQPPPLEHSIWSTTDMDGQNGMNSNYNMGDLQSQEGDTTLNTNDINEEEQETKPKIKKEVKKKRKLADLLAEGIDPTKLEENSDQVRERFEKGCECEGDNCFKNMNPEFVFRHRLNIAELTKNEHDMYLMGVTMACLANPEETSRHKERKRLRASYVFQGKKVCLDAFLYLENCTHYQLKAIRKHVMVNGVTPRVHGNHGKKPPNTFPLDTYQHAAAFLQSYIARYSPNTNTPKKPNKSGKSPPVYLPADITRKKIHNAYKEYCEHFEPDVKVMGYSSFRHFMKEQFPNVKFFRMDKKAERAMGQSDDDDDDNDNSTGAQNQQAQQQQQQQQQQQQQQQPDQRQDQRVETGAQQVMQQQQAAQAPQEPSKDARNTPPVSAAAPTSAVPPNTHPGVPVSMPHAPISTNYPSYSHVQLPLNLQAQQPLYSACMQPGMFPPGQAPTQVRPTGFPYTSL; from the exons ATGGATGGCCATGGCCAAGCAGAGAAAGAGGCAAGCGAAGTGCTTCGATCTTTTAATATCCTAGGAGCACCCGCATCTGCACAG AACCTGTCAACAAACACCTCACAGCCAATGGTAATGGTGCCCCCACACCCTCCGCCACAATGGCACATACATCCCCAACCTGTACACATCATGTACCAG CCACATGGGAATCCCCCAGTGTCCCAGGCTGACAATAACAGCAACCAACAAGCACCAAATGGGCagccgcagcagcagcaacagcagcagcaacaacagcagcagcagcaacaaccacCCCCTCAAGGACCTCCTCAGCTCGCCCACATGACAGCAGACCAATTGTCACAGCTTCAGCCTCCTCCCCTGGAACATTCCATTTGGTCAACTACTGATATGG ATGGACAAAATGGCATGAACTCAAACTACAACATGGGTGATTTGCAAAGTCAAGAAGGAGACACGACGTTGAACACCAATGACATAaatgaagaagaacaggaaacaaAACCCAAGATCAAGAAAGaggttaaaaagaaaaggaaacttgcAGACCTCTTAGCAGAAGGTATAGATCCTACCAAATTAGAGGAGAACAGTGACCAGGTGAGGGAAAGGTTTGAGAAGGGATGTGAGTGCGAAGGTGACAATTGCTTTAAGAACATGAATCCTGAGTTTGTATTTAGACACAGACTGAACATTGCAGAACTGACCAAGAATGAACATGACATGTATCTTATGGGTGTGACAATGGCATGTTTAGCAAATCCTGAAGAAACCTCTcggcacaaagagagaaagaggcttaGGGCATCGTATGTTTTCCAGGGGAAGAAAGTGTGCTTAGACGCTTTTCTGTATTTGGAAAACTGTACGCATTATCAGTTAAAAGCCATCAGAAAACATGTCATGGTAAATGGAGTGACACCGAGAGTTCACGGGAATCATGGAAAGAAGCCGCCCAACACATTCCCACTAGACACATACCAGCACGCGGCTGCTTTCTTGCAGAGTTACATTGCTCGATATTCACCAAACACAAATACTCCAAAGAAACCAAACAAGTCTGGCAAATCACCACCAGTTTACCTGCCAGCTGATATTACGCGCAAGAAAATCCACAATGCATACAAGGAATACTGTGAACACTTTGAACCAGATGTCAAGGTCATGGGATATTCTTCATTCAGACACTTCATGAAGGAACAGTTTCCCAACGTCAAATTCTTCCGAATGGACAAAAAGGCTGAACGTGCCATGGGCCAgagtgatgacgacgatgatgataatgataacagtactggGGCACAGAATCAACAGgctcagcaacaacagcagcagcaacagcaacagcagcaacaacaacagccagaTCAGAGACAAGACCAACGGGTAGAAACTGGAGCACAACAAGTTATGCAACAGCAGCAGGCAGCACAAGCTCCACAAGAACCGTCAAAAGATGCCAGGAACACTCCTCCAGTTTCAGCAGCAGCACCCACCTCTGCCGTACCCCCCAATACCCATCCAGGCGTACCAGTCTCCATGCCTCATGCTCCCATCAGCACCAACTACCCCTCGTATTCTCATGTTCAGTTACCTCTTAATTTACAGGCTCAACAGCCATTATACTCTGCTTGTATGCAGCCAGGCATGTTTCCCCCTGGTCAAGCCCCAACCCAAGTGCGACCTACAGGCTTCCCGTATACAAGCCTGTAA
- the LOC113802423 gene encoding regulatory protein zeste isoform X1: protein MDGHGQAEKEASEVLRSFNILGAPASAQNEPQNLSTNTSQPMVMVPPHPPPQWHIHPQPVHIMYQPHGNPPVSQADNNSNQQAPNGQPQQQQQQQQQQQQQQQPPPQGPPQLAHMTADQLSQLQPPPLEHSIWSTTDMDGQNGMNSNYNMGDLQSQEGDTTLNTNDINEEEQETKPKIKKEVKKKRKLADLLAEGIDPTKLEENSDQVRERFEKGCECEGDNCFKNMNPEFVFRHRLNIAELTKNEHDMYLMGVTMACLANPEETSRHKERKRLRASYVFQGKKVCLDAFLYLENCTHYQLKAIRKHVMVNGVTPRVHGNHGKKPPNTFPLDTYQHAAAFLQSYIARYSPNTNTPKKPNKSGKSPPVYLPADITRKKIHNAYKEYCEHFEPDVKVMGYSSFRHFMKEQFPNVKFFRMDKKAERAMGQSDDDDDDNDNSTGAQNQQAQQQQQQQQQQQQQQQPDQRQDQRVETGAQQVMQQQQAAQAPQEPSKDARNTPPVSAAAPTSAVPPNTHPGVPVSMPHAPISTNYPSYSHVQLPLNLQAQQPLYSACMQPGMFPPGQAPTQVRPTGFPYTSL, encoded by the exons ATGGATGGCCATGGCCAAGCAGAGAAAGAGGCAAGCGAAGTGCTTCGATCTTTTAATATCCTAGGAGCACCCGCATCTGCACAG AACGAACCTCAGAACCTGTCAACAAACACCTCACAGCCAATGGTAATGGTGCCCCCACACCCTCCGCCACAATGGCACATACATCCCCAACCTGTACACATCATGTACCAG CCACATGGGAATCCCCCAGTGTCCCAGGCTGACAATAACAGCAACCAACAAGCACCAAATGGGCagccgcagcagcagcaacagcagcagcaacaacagcagcagcagcaacaaccacCCCCTCAAGGACCTCCTCAGCTCGCCCACATGACAGCAGACCAATTGTCACAGCTTCAGCCTCCTCCCCTGGAACATTCCATTTGGTCAACTACTGATATGG ATGGACAAAATGGCATGAACTCAAACTACAACATGGGTGATTTGCAAAGTCAAGAAGGAGACACGACGTTGAACACCAATGACATAaatgaagaagaacaggaaacaaAACCCAAGATCAAGAAAGaggttaaaaagaaaaggaaacttgcAGACCTCTTAGCAGAAGGTATAGATCCTACCAAATTAGAGGAGAACAGTGACCAGGTGAGGGAAAGGTTTGAGAAGGGATGTGAGTGCGAAGGTGACAATTGCTTTAAGAACATGAATCCTGAGTTTGTATTTAGACACAGACTGAACATTGCAGAACTGACCAAGAATGAACATGACATGTATCTTATGGGTGTGACAATGGCATGTTTAGCAAATCCTGAAGAAACCTCTcggcacaaagagagaaagaggcttaGGGCATCGTATGTTTTCCAGGGGAAGAAAGTGTGCTTAGACGCTTTTCTGTATTTGGAAAACTGTACGCATTATCAGTTAAAAGCCATCAGAAAACATGTCATGGTAAATGGAGTGACACCGAGAGTTCACGGGAATCATGGAAAGAAGCCGCCCAACACATTCCCACTAGACACATACCAGCACGCGGCTGCTTTCTTGCAGAGTTACATTGCTCGATATTCACCAAACACAAATACTCCAAAGAAACCAAACAAGTCTGGCAAATCACCACCAGTTTACCTGCCAGCTGATATTACGCGCAAGAAAATCCACAATGCATACAAGGAATACTGTGAACACTTTGAACCAGATGTCAAGGTCATGGGATATTCTTCATTCAGACACTTCATGAAGGAACAGTTTCCCAACGTCAAATTCTTCCGAATGGACAAAAAGGCTGAACGTGCCATGGGCCAgagtgatgacgacgatgatgataatgataacagtactggGGCACAGAATCAACAGgctcagcaacaacagcagcagcaacagcaacagcagcaacaacaacagccagaTCAGAGACAAGACCAACGGGTAGAAACTGGAGCACAACAAGTTATGCAACAGCAGCAGGCAGCACAAGCTCCACAAGAACCGTCAAAAGATGCCAGGAACACTCCTCCAGTTTCAGCAGCAGCACCCACCTCTGCCGTACCCCCCAATACCCATCCAGGCGTACCAGTCTCCATGCCTCATGCTCCCATCAGCACCAACTACCCCTCGTATTCTCATGTTCAGTTACCTCTTAATTTACAGGCTCAACAGCCATTATACTCTGCTTGTATGCAGCCAGGCATGTTTCCCCCTGGTCAAGCCCCAACCCAAGTGCGACCTACAGGCTTCCCGTATACAAGCCTGTAA
- the LOC113802423 gene encoding regulatory protein zeste isoform X3: protein MVMVPPHPPPQWHIHPQPVHIMYQPHGNPPVSQADNNSNQQAPNGQPQQQQQQQQQQQQQQQPPPQGPPQLAHMTADQLSQLQPPPLEHSIWSTTDMDGQNGMNSNYNMGDLQSQEGDTTLNTNDINEEEQETKPKIKKEVKKKRKLADLLAEGIDPTKLEENSDQVRERFEKGCECEGDNCFKNMNPEFVFRHRLNIAELTKNEHDMYLMGVTMACLANPEETSRHKERKRLRASYVFQGKKVCLDAFLYLENCTHYQLKAIRKHVMVNGVTPRVHGNHGKKPPNTFPLDTYQHAAAFLQSYIARYSPNTNTPKKPNKSGKSPPVYLPADITRKKIHNAYKEYCEHFEPDVKVMGYSSFRHFMKEQFPNVKFFRMDKKAERAMGQSDDDDDDNDNSTGAQNQQAQQQQQQQQQQQQQQQPDQRQDQRVETGAQQVMQQQQAAQAPQEPSKDARNTPPVSAAAPTSAVPPNTHPGVPVSMPHAPISTNYPSYSHVQLPLNLQAQQPLYSACMQPGMFPPGQAPTQVRPTGFPYTSL from the exons ATGGTAATGGTGCCCCCACACCCTCCGCCACAATGGCACATACATCCCCAACCTGTACACATCATGTACCAG CCACATGGGAATCCCCCAGTGTCCCAGGCTGACAATAACAGCAACCAACAAGCACCAAATGGGCagccgcagcagcagcaacagcagcagcaacaacagcagcagcagcaacaaccacCCCCTCAAGGACCTCCTCAGCTCGCCCACATGACAGCAGACCAATTGTCACAGCTTCAGCCTCCTCCCCTGGAACATTCCATTTGGTCAACTACTGATATGG ATGGACAAAATGGCATGAACTCAAACTACAACATGGGTGATTTGCAAAGTCAAGAAGGAGACACGACGTTGAACACCAATGACATAaatgaagaagaacaggaaacaaAACCCAAGATCAAGAAAGaggttaaaaagaaaaggaaacttgcAGACCTCTTAGCAGAAGGTATAGATCCTACCAAATTAGAGGAGAACAGTGACCAGGTGAGGGAAAGGTTTGAGAAGGGATGTGAGTGCGAAGGTGACAATTGCTTTAAGAACATGAATCCTGAGTTTGTATTTAGACACAGACTGAACATTGCAGAACTGACCAAGAATGAACATGACATGTATCTTATGGGTGTGACAATGGCATGTTTAGCAAATCCTGAAGAAACCTCTcggcacaaagagagaaagaggcttaGGGCATCGTATGTTTTCCAGGGGAAGAAAGTGTGCTTAGACGCTTTTCTGTATTTGGAAAACTGTACGCATTATCAGTTAAAAGCCATCAGAAAACATGTCATGGTAAATGGAGTGACACCGAGAGTTCACGGGAATCATGGAAAGAAGCCGCCCAACACATTCCCACTAGACACATACCAGCACGCGGCTGCTTTCTTGCAGAGTTACATTGCTCGATATTCACCAAACACAAATACTCCAAAGAAACCAAACAAGTCTGGCAAATCACCACCAGTTTACCTGCCAGCTGATATTACGCGCAAGAAAATCCACAATGCATACAAGGAATACTGTGAACACTTTGAACCAGATGTCAAGGTCATGGGATATTCTTCATTCAGACACTTCATGAAGGAACAGTTTCCCAACGTCAAATTCTTCCGAATGGACAAAAAGGCTGAACGTGCCATGGGCCAgagtgatgacgacgatgatgataatgataacagtactggGGCACAGAATCAACAGgctcagcaacaacagcagcagcaacagcaacagcagcaacaacaacagccagaTCAGAGACAAGACCAACGGGTAGAAACTGGAGCACAACAAGTTATGCAACAGCAGCAGGCAGCACAAGCTCCACAAGAACCGTCAAAAGATGCCAGGAACACTCCTCCAGTTTCAGCAGCAGCACCCACCTCTGCCGTACCCCCCAATACCCATCCAGGCGTACCAGTCTCCATGCCTCATGCTCCCATCAGCACCAACTACCCCTCGTATTCTCATGTTCAGTTACCTCTTAATTTACAGGCTCAACAGCCATTATACTCTGCTTGTATGCAGCCAGGCATGTTTCCCCCTGGTCAAGCCCCAACCCAAGTGCGACCTACAGGCTTCCCGTATACAAGCCTGTAA